The Sulfitobacter sp. SK011 genome contains the following window.
CTTAGCCAGAATGCTGTCGCTGGCGGGCATGTTTTTGCGATGCCATTGGGGCCGGACGTGCCGCGCGGTGCCTGGCGTCTTGATATCCTGTCAGACGTGGAAAGGCCGGCGCTGGCAAGCCAAACCGTGCTGGTTGAGGATTTTCTGCCGGAACGGATTGATTTTGATATCAGCCTGCCGGATGCACCTTTGCGGATCACTGGCACGCCCCCTCTGTCTGTAGATGTTCGGTACCTGTTTGGTGCGCCGGGCGCGGATTTGGCCGTGCAGGGCGATCTGCGCCTGCGTGCGACACGTGAAATTGCGGGCTGGGATGGGTACCTGTTCGGCCGATATGATACCCGATTTGGCACGCAAACGCAGTCCATCGGCGACGAAGTGACTGATGGTCAGGGCAGGGCGATACTGGCCCTGAAACTGCCGGAACTCAACGAAGATCCGGGAATGCCGCTTGAGGCCCAGGTGATATTGCGGGTGTCCGAAGGGTCAGGCCGACCAGTTGAACGCCGTCTGACGAAACCAATTGAGCCTGAAATGGCGTTGATCGGGATCAAACCGAACTTCGATGATGTCCTGCCTGAGGGCAGTGAGGCCTCGTTTAACCTGATCGCGCTCAACCCTGACGGAACACCTGCACAAATGCCGGTGCGCTGGACATTGAACAAGGTTGAGACGCGCTATCAGTGGTATCAACTTTACGGCAACTGGGAGTGGGAGCCGACCACACGTCGCATCCGTCAGGATACGGGTGAGATGACAATGGGTGAAACGCCTTTGACCCTGACTGCTCCAACAGAATGGGGCGAATATGAGCTGTTGGTAGAACGCATTGGCACGCCCTATGCGGCAACATCGGTTCAATTCTATTCTGGCTGGTACGGTGGCGACGGGGCGACGGATACGCCCGATCGTCTGGACCTGTCGTTAAATGACACAGAATTCAGCATGGGCGATACCGTTCAGGTGCGACTGGTTCCTGAAAGTGACGGCGTGGCGCTGATCAGCGTGCTGTCGAACCAGGTGATTGAACGCAAGGCCGTGGCCGTGTCGGCAGGTGAAAACCTGATCCCGCTGGAGGTGACCGAAGATTGGGGTAGCGGGGCCTACGTCACAGCATCGGTCCTGAGCGCCATGGATGAGGCAACAGGCCAAAACCCCACGCGCAGTCTGGGGTTGGCACACGCCGCTGTGCGACCGGGCGATAAGAATTTGTCGGTCAGCTTTGAAACACCGCAGGAGGTTGATGGGCAAGCGGGCACGATGCGTGCTGCGGTGCTGGTCGATGGGGTGAAACCCGGCGAAACGGCCTATGTCACCCTTGCCGCAGTTGATGTGGGCATATTGAACCTCACAGGGTTCAAAGCGCCTGATGCGACCGATCATTATTTTGGTCAAAGAAGATTGGGCGTGGAAATGCGCGATCTTTATGGTCGGCTCATCGACGGCATGAACGGCGCGATGGGCGCTGTGCGGTCGGGCGGTGATGCGGCAGCCAGCGCGCAATTGCAATCACCCCCGCCAACCGAAGAGTTGATGGCGTTTTTTACCGGACCATTGCAGATCGGCCCCGATGGCCGCGCCGAGGTTGAAATCATCCGTCCTGCTTTTAACGGGACGATCAAACTGATGGCGGTTGCCTGGTCTGACAGCGCTGTCGGCGATGCCTCTGCTGACGTTGTCGCCCGCGATCCGGTTGTCGTTACCGCGTCGCTTCCACGGTTTCTCGCGCCCGGCGATCAAAGCCGGTTGTTGCTGGAACTTGTCCACGCAACAGGTGCATCTGGTGAGATGGCGTTGCAGGTCATTACAGACGCTGGTGTGGCCCTTGGCGATGCGCCGACAATCGTAAGCCTCCAAGATCAAGGGTCGCAGCGTCTGAGCGTTCCGATCACGGCGCGCGAAATTGGCGATCATCTGATCACCGTTTCGCTGACCACGCCGGATGGCAAAGAATTGCGCAAGGTGCTGACCATGCCCGTGCGTGACAATGATCCTGAGGTATCAGTAACCCGGCAGTTTGCGCTGGGCGTTGGCGAGACATTCACTTTCGATGGTAATGTTTTTGCGGGATTGCGGCTGGGCACGGCCAGCGCCACGCTCACCGCTGGGCCGTTGGCGCGGTTCGATGTGCCGGGGCTGTTGCGCCAGTTGGACCGCTACCCTTACGGCTGCACCGAGCAGGTGACATCGGGCGCGATGCCGCTCTTGTATCTCAGTGCGATGGCGCAGGCCGCAGGCATTGGGGAACCTGCGCAGATCGACGACAAGATCAGCAAAGCCATTGCCCGCATTTTGACACGACAAGCCAGCAATGGTGCTTTTGGTCTTTGGCGGGCCGAATCCGGCGAGTTCTGGCTTGATGCCTATGTCACCGATTTCCTGTCCCGCGCCCGCCGTGAGGGTCATGCCGTGCCTGACCTGGCCTTTGCACAGGCGATGGACAACCTGCGCAACCGGATCAGCTATGCGCCCGATTTTGACGAGGGGGGAGAAGACGTTGCCTACGCCCTTCTTGTGCTTGCACGCGAAGGAGCCGCGAGCATGGGTGATTTGCGGTATTACGCAGATACCAGGATGAACAATTTCGGGACGCCTTTGGCTGCCGCCCAACTGGGCGCGGCACTTGCGGCTTATGGCGATCAGGTCCGCGCCGATATGATGTTTCGCAGGGCCGGGGCGCTGTTGCTGCGCGACAGGGATCAGCGACGCGGCTGGCGGTCGGATTTCGGGACCAATCTGCGCGATACTGCCGGTGTTCTCAAACTCACAGCAGAGGCAGGCAGCACTGCCATTGATGCCGCAACGCTGGTGTCCTGGGTTGGCAATGACAACAAACATCTGTCGACACAAGAAGCGGCCCAAGTGGTTCTGGCGGCGCATGCGCTTTCGTCACCGGATGCGGTGCCGGGTCTTAGGGTGGACGGCCAATCGGTGAATGGCCCTGTGGTAAAACGCCTGAATGATGGCGACCCGATACCGGCGGTGATCGAAAACGTCAGCGATATCGCGATGGATGTCACGATGACCGCTTATGGGGTGCCAGAGGTGCCGCCAGCGGCGGGCGGATATGGGTATGCGATTACGCGCAGCTATTTCACGATGGAGGGTGTGCCAGCGCAGGGCCCGATGAAATCGGGGGATCGGATGGTGGTTGTTCTGGAAGTGAACCCGTTCGAGGATGTGGGCGCGCGGCTGATCCTGGACGATCCGCTTCCGGCAGGTTTTGAGATCGACAACCCCAACCTGCTGCGCAGCGGTCAGGTCGGTGCGCTTGACTGGTTGCAAACCAAAGAGGCCGAAAACGCCGAATTCCGTAGTGATCGGTTTGTCGCGGCAGTCAATCACCGTGACGCTGATGCCTTTCGACTGGCTTACATCGTACGGGCCGTGACACCGGGGACATATCATCACCCCGCAGCCACGGTGACAGATATGTATCGCCCCGAATACCGCGCCAATACCGACACGGGCGAGGTGACGGTTTCCCCATGACCCAGCGGTTTGGCCTCTTTGTTCTGGTCGCGGTACTTGGCATCGCGGCGGGCGTGAGGGACGGGTTCGACGCTTGGGTGGATGCGACTGATCTGCCGCCTGTCCTCGTTGAAAACTCGGTTGAGGTGCGCGACCGGGATGGTGAGCTGATGCGGGTCTTTCCGGTTGAGGATGGGCGGGTTCGACTGGCCCTCAGTCTGGAGAATGTCGACAAAGACTATCTCGCAATGCTGATCGCCTATGAGGATAAGCGGTTTTACCGCCATCAGGGTGTGGACCCGCTCGCGGCGCTGCGTGCCGTTGCTCAAGCAGCATGGAATGGGCAGGTTATTTCTGGCGGCTCGACGCTGACGATGCAGGTTGCGCGCCTTTTGGAAAACTCCGGCACGGGGCGCTGGCAGGGCAAACTGCGCCAAGTGCAGGTCGCGCTGGCGCTCGAACGGCGGCTCAGCAAGGATGATATCCTGAGGCTGTATCTGGCGCATGCGCCGTACGGCGGTGCTGTCGAAGGGTTGCGCGCGGGGTCTTTGGCGTGGTTTGGCAAAGAACCAGCGCGGCTGACCATGGCAGAGGCAGCGCTATTGGTGGCGCTGCCGCAGTCACCCGAAACACGCCGCCCCGATCGCCATCCTGACGCGGCCAAGGCTGCCCGTGCGCGGGTCCTGGACCGTGTGGATGCACCCGAACAAATGCGATTGGCCGCAGTGCCACAAGCGATGAAACCCTTTATCAGACTGGCCCCGCATCTGGCGGACCAGATGCAGCACGCGGACCCGTTGGCCGGGCATCACGATCTGACGTTGAATGCCCGTTTGCAGGCAGAAATCGAAAACCTTGCCCGGCGCGCGGTTCAGGGTCAGGCGCGCGGTGTCTCAGCCGCCATTGTCATTGCGGATCATCAGACTGGCGAAGTGCTGGCCTCGACGGGGTCGCCCGATTATTCGGCCCAAGGCGGCGCGCTTGGCTTTGTCGATATGACCCGCGCTGTGCGCTCTCCGGGTTCGACGTTAAAGCCCTTTATCTATGGGTTGGCCTTTGATCAGGGGCTGGCCCACCCCGACACACTGATCGACGACAGTCCGGTCGCCTTTGGCCGCTATGCGCCGCAGAATTTCGACGGACAGTTTCGCGGTGAACTCACGGTGCGGGAAGCTTTGCAACTGTCGCTTAATATCCCGCCCGTTCTGCTGACCCAAGAGCTTGGACCCGCCCGGCTGATGGCCAGTTTGCGCGGAGGTGGCGCTGATCCGCAGGTGCCGGGTGGCAAGCCGGGTCTGGCGGTGGCGCTGGGTGGTGTTGGCCTGACCCTGAACGATCTTGTGCAGCTTTATGCAGGGCTTGCCAATGGCGGCAAAACGCGGCCTTTGGTTTGGCGGCTGGGCAGCGAAAACGCATCTCAGCACCAGATGATGTCAAGGTCCGCCGCATGGCAGGTCGGTCACATCCTTGCCAGCATCACGCCACCTGCGGGCACCACCGCGCGCAGCGGCCAGATCGCCTATAAGACGGGGACGTCTTATGGCCATCGGGATGCCTGGGCGATTGGGTTTGATGGCCGCCACGTGGTGGGTGTCTGGCTGGGACGCCCTGATGGTACCCCGGTGCCGGGTGCCTTTGGGGGTGATCTGGCCGCGCCGATTTTGTTTGAGGCCTTTGGCCGGCTCAAGCCAACGCCCACGCCACTGGCAGCGCCGCCGCCCGAGACCCTGATCCTCAGCACGGCGGCATTGCCCGTTCCGTTGCAACGCTTTCGCAGCCGCGACGCGGTTTTTCAAAAAGCCACCGATGCACCTTTGGTCAGTTTCCCCCCTCAAGGGGCAGTGCTGCGGCAAAGCGGCGACAGCATTCCGCTTAAGCTGCGCGATGGCGTTCTGCCGATGACGGTGCTGGTGAATGGTGCGCCCGTTTTGACCGGTGTCCGTGAACGCAGTGTCATGCTGCCAATCAGCGGGCCGGGGTTTTCCCAAATATCAGTGATTGATGCCAGAGGTCGCGGGGCGCAGGTGGAAATCCGTCTGGACTGACGTTGCCGCCCGTGGCACGGGCCGCGTTGAATGGGTACATCATCGCCAAGCAAATGGGTGGAGACGCCGACCCTTATGTGGATGTTTTGTCCTGGCAGACGCTTTTATGCCTGATCGTGCTGCCAATCTGGGCCTATGCGCTGATCGGCTAAGTCCCGCATGCCCGTGATGTGCCTGATTGCTGCAGGGTCCGCTCTGCGCTAAGACGTCAGGCAATGAAACGTATCATTCATCCTGTTGTTGCTTTGATGATGGCGACCCCTTTGGCGGCACATCCACATGTGTTTGTCGACACGGGGCTGGAGATGATTTTTAATGATACCGGGCAGCTGACCCATGTGCAGGTCACCTGGCAATATGACGCCCTTTACTCATTGTTAATCACTGAGGATATGGGGCTTGATCCTGACTATGACGGTGTTTTGACCACAGCCGAACAGGCGGCACTGACAGGTTTCGATATGAAATGGGTCGAAGGTTTCAACGGTGATCTTGAGGTGTTGAACGGGGCCGAGGTTCTTGCCCTGTCGGGCCCGTCAAAGACCACTGCGGTGTTCGCAGAGGGCCGGATTACAACCACGCACTTACGCGAAATTCTGTCGCCTGTGTCTGTCGTAGAGCAGGTGGTGATCAAACCTTACGATCCAACCTATTATACGGCCTATGATGTCACCCTGCCTGTGGTGATCAGGGGGTCTGATACATGCCGTGCGCGCGTGAAGATGCCGGATATAAACGCTGATCTCACCGAAATACGTGACCAGCTCAGCACGCTTGATCCCGACGCTGAACCCCAGGATGCGGGGCTGCCGAATATTGGGGCGGAACTGGCCAATGATGTGATCGTGACATGCGCCGGATCATAACTTTGACGGTTTTGGCTGTAGTGTTGGGCCTTGCATTGATGTGGCTCACCGGAGGGTTTGCGGAACTTGGCCTATGGGCCGCAAGCCAGCAACGCGCGTTTCAAAACTCCATCGCGATATCGTTGCGCGGCGCACGGGCCGGTGATGCAGGTGCAGTATTGGCACTGGTGACGGCTTGTTTTGCCTATGGTCTGGCGCATGCTGCGGGTCCGGGCCATGGCAAGGTTCTGATCGGGGCCTACGGGTTTGCGCGCAGGGTTCCGATGTTCCGATTGTCCCTCATCGCTCTGGCTGCATCTCTGGGTCAGGCGGTGACAGCAATTGCATTGGTCTATGCGGGCGTGTTGATCCTGAACCTAAGCCGTCAGGCCATGGTTGGCGTGACAGAACAGGTTTTTGCGCCCGTAAGCTATGGCGCTATCGCCGCAATCGGATTGTGGTTGGTCTGGCGCGGGCTGCGGCGGTTGCGCGGGGCCAGTGCGCCGCAGGTGCATAGCCATTCGGATCATGGCGAGGTTTGCGCCAGTTGCGGTCACGCACATGGTCCCACGTTGCAGCAGGTGGAAAACGTGAATTCACTGCGCGAAGGTCTGGCGCTGATTGCAGGTATCGCCATTCGGCCCTGCACCGGTGCGCTGTTTGTGCTGATCATTACCTGGCAAATGGGGATCGCGCTGCTTGGTGTCCTTGGTGCCTTTGCAATGGCGATTGGCACGGCGGCGATCACGATCTCTGTGGGTCTTGCAACAACTGGTCTGCGCGGTGGCATGCTGGCCGGTGTCGCCGGGTCCACGCGGGGCGCTCAGATTGCTGCGGTCGTGGAAATGGTTGCAGGGTGTTTTGTCGCATTCCTTGCCGCGGTACTGCTGTTGCGCGCCATCTAGGCGATCATCGCCGCCCTTCACGCAGCCACGCGCCGGTGATCAGAGCGGCGCTGAGCAGCAATACCAACCATCCCGGCAGGATCGGCGTCTGGCGCACATCGCGGGTTTCATATGCGCCGCGCGGGGTCAGGCCCAGCCATCCGCGCCCGGCAGCGGGACGACCTGCGCGCACGTTGCGCAACCGCGGTGATCCATCCTCAAGTCGCACAACACCACCGCGCAATGCGGAAATTGCAGGTGCCAAGGCCACTGCATCGGCGATGGTTTCGACAAATTCACGTGGTGCGGCAGGGCCAAGGCCGATCACCGACGTCTCATCGCCATTTTCCAGGCGATAAAGGCCAATATCAGGCCCTTGATACGTGCCCTCAAATGTACCGGGTCCGTTGGGTGTCAGATCAACCGCGCTGGTGCTGCCATCGGGTGCCGTAACAATGACCGGGGGGGCGGTTTCGCCCAAGGTCCGGCGCGTGATGCGCATGCTTTGACCCTCAGCGGTGGCGGTCAACGCTTCTTCCTCAAGCTCGGGTTCTTTCATCATCCAATGGGCCAGGCGGCGCAGCAGTTCCAACTGTGGTCCGCCCCCTTCATAGCCCCGGCTCCAAAGCCATGCATGATCCGATGCCAAGAGCGCCACGCGTCCTTCGTCAACTCTGTTCAGGATCAAAAGCGGCCGCCCTTCGATCCCTTCAAGAACCACATTTCCCTGTGGTTCGGCGACATCAATCTGGCGCAGCCAGCGACCCCAATCGCCATTGCCGGGCAACCCCGCCGTAACGGGATGACGCTTGCCCAAATCGCTGACCGTTGGCAGGAAGGGATCCTCAAACACCCGCGCGGAAGGTGTGGCAGGCAACACCGACCCCAAGGGCGACCGATAAAGGCTGTCTGCGCTGGCAAAATCGGGGCCAGCAGCAACCAGCACCGCCCCACCTTTGCGCACATAATTCGCCACGTTCTCAAGATAGAGGCCGGGCAGGATGCCGCGCCGTTTGTAGCGGTCAAATATGATCAGATCGAAATCGTCGATTTTTTCCATGAACAATTCACGGGTGGGAAATGCGATCAGGGACAGTTCGCCAACCGGCACGCCGTCCTGCTTTTCGGGCGGGCGCAGAATGGTAAAATGCACCAGATCGACAGAGCTGTCAGACTTCAGCAGGTTGCGCCATGTGCGCCCGCCCGGATGCGGCTCGCCGCTGACCAACAGCACGCGCAGGCGGTCACGCACGCCGTTCATCTGGATCAGCGCGGCATTGTTGCGGTCCGTCAACTCGCCGTCTGCGAAGGGCAGCGAAAAGCGGATCACATTGCGCCCCCCGTGGGGCAGCGTGACGGGAAGGGTAATGTCCTCGCCAATCGGGACACGGAACGTCTGTGCCGGTTCGCCGTCGATGGAAATATCGAGGGCTGCAAGGGTTTGCCCGGCAGGTGCCGCCCCCAAATCGTCAATGCGCAGGGTAAGCGTCACCGCTTCACCGATGATGGCAAATGCAGGGGCATTGCGCACGGTCAGGCGGCGGTCCCAATCATCCGCTCGCCCCGACAGAAGCACATGCATGGGCGCGGGCAGGTCGATAGGCAAATCGGCGTCATGCACGCGGCCATCGCTGATCGCTAGGATGCCAGCAACCCGCGCGCGGGGTTCTTCGGCCAGCGCATCGGCAATGGCAGTCATCAATTCGGTGCCCGCATCCCCCGCACCATCCGGCACAGAGACACGGCGCACCTCGGTATTGGGTCGCGCGGCGATCTGGGCAGCGATGGCATTGGCGGCATCGGCGCTTTGATCTGCGCGGTCGCCCAGTTTCTGGCTGGCACTGTTGTCTTCGACAAGCAGCACAATATCGCTGAGCGGTGCGCGGTCTTCTTGCTGATATGATGGCCCTGCAAGGGCACCCAGAATAACAAGTGCCGCCAATCCGCGCAACGCCCAGCCCTGCAGCCCCCGCAATCCAGCCAATACAACGCCAAGTGCCGCAATAATCGCCACAACAATCAGCAGTGACAAGGGAACCAACGGGTCAAAGACAATGGTTGCCGTCATTGTCCCAACCGATCCAGCAGGGCGGGAACATGCACCTGATCTGACTTATAGTTGCCCGTCAGCACATGCATGACGAGGTTCACACCAAACCGATTGGCCAACTCGCGCTGCCGCTCACCGGAATAGCCGCGCCCGATGGGCAACAGGGGTGCGCCGTCACTGCGCACGGCCCAAGCAGCGGCCCAATCGTTGCCGCCGATGATCACCGGCGTCACACCATCGTTGAGGTTCCTGAACGGCATCCCTTCGATGCGTTCGGCATCAGGTGGGGATGCCTCAACCCAGACATCGCGGCTAATGTAGCGGCCCGGAAAATCCTGCAACAGATAGAATGTTCGGGTCAGCACATGATCGGCAGGCAGCGGTTCAAGCGGTGGAATATCAAGCGGTTCGGCAAGTTCCTGCAGCTTGCGGCCATTGGGGCTGGCGGCCCCATAACGCGCAGTATCCGCGTCGCGGGTATCGAAAACGATCAACCCGCCAGATCGCAGATATTCGTTCAGCTTGCCATAAGCCTCGGCAGAGGGGCGCGGCTGATCTGGTGTGATCGGCCAATAAAGGATCGGGAAAAACGCCAGTTCGTCCGTTTCGAGGTCAACACCGATTGGTGTAGCCGGTTCGACCGAGGTGCGAAAGAAAAGCGTGTCTGACAGGCCCACGAGCCCCGCATGGGCGATCTCATCAAGTTGAGCATTGCCCGTCATGACATGCGCCAGTGACACTTCGTTTGTGGCTTCAAGGGCGAAAGCATCTGCGTTGGTTTGGGCATGGCCTGTGATCGGCTGACCAATGAGAGGCAGCGCCAGCAAGACCACCGCCGCCGCATTGCTGCGGGTCAACAAACGGCCCGACAGCGCCAGTGAAGCGACAACATCTGCCAGAAGCAGCAAGATCGAAAGGCTCAGCAGCCAACCGGCGATGGGCTGTTCCGGGGCCACGGCAAGGCCGCGCACGGTCACATTGGCGGGCCATGTTGCGGGCGTCAGCATGCTCTCGCCCGTAAAAACATTGCGCGCCAAACGTCGGTCACCGGACCCGTAAATCCCGGGTTGCATCCGCGGCCCTGCTGGGGCGTTGATCAGGTCAGGGCCATTCACACCGGGCAGATTTCCCGCATCTGTCAGAACGCCATAGCCATCCATCACCCGTAGTGGCGTCCATGTCGTGCCCACCAGATCACCGGCGTCCGGTGTCGCGGCCGCAGAGGACACCGCCAACCGCTCCATCATCTCGACGAACAAGCCCGAAATCGGTAAAGTGGACCATTCTGCCGTTGCCGTTACATGAAACAGCACAATCTGACCCTGGCCAACAGGTTTGCGCGTGACCAAAGGCGTCCCATCACTGAGCGAGGCGATGACACGGTTTGCCAAAGTGGGATCCGGTTGCGCCACAACTTGTGCAGAGACCACGACATCGTCCGGGACGTTCAGACCAAAAAAGGGTGATGTGTCCCGAAATGGTGCGAGCGATTTTGGCTCCCCCCATGACATCGCGCCTCCGACACTGCGCCCGCCGGCCCGAAGGCGCACGGGCATCAGCGGGTCTTCGTCAATCCGGCTGATGTCGCTTGCGGCAATGCGGGGGCCAGCAAAACGGACCAGCATGCCACCACTGTCAATCCAGTCCATCAGCGGCCCCGCTTCGGCCTCTGAGAGTGTCGCAATATCGGCCAGCACGATCACATCGGGGTTGGCTGGCAATACATCGGCAAGTGATCCGTCGATCAGATCAGCGGTTGGTGCCAGCGCCTGCTCGATGTAGTGCAAGGGCGACAGAAGTTGCAGGCCCTCGCGGTCATTGCGCCCGCCAATCAGTGCAACTTCGCGGCGGCGCAACCCGTCATCCACAATCGTTGTCGCCCCGGCAGAGCGTTGCCCGGCAATCACGAACCCCGTCACCCGCGCCCGCATTTCTGCAGGCAGGGCCAGTTCGGCGCTTGCGTTCACGGACCCTTGTTCAAATAGCGCAGGGACAGTTGCCAGAATACGGGCATTGCCCGCAGGGTCGCGCCCTTCTGTCTGGATAACGACCTCTCGTTCAGGTCCAGCGGCGGCGCGGTTAAGCTCCAGCTTGACAACATTGTCTTCGTACCGCGCAGGCGCGATCGCCAACACGTTTGCGGCGGTCTGATAGACGTCAACACTGCCCCGTGCCTGCATCGCGTCCAAAGCGACAGCGCGTCCGTCAAAGTCCAACCCATCACTGAACCAAAGCGTGTCGAATGCCGGCAAGTCAGCCATAATTTTTGCGGCTTTTTCGAGATCTGCAGGGGATGGTTGCCAAGCAGCAGGGGCAAATCCAGCAAGCCGGGAACGCCAAACATCGGCAGATTGAAATGCCGGGATGTCCGGCCGGGTCAGGACCAGGAAACCAACGGTGCGTCCGGCGCGTCCGGCACGGGTCAACTGGGCCTCAATCGCTTCGGTCTGTTGCGGCCAACGGGGGGCACCCGCCCATGTGCCATCCAAGACGATCAGCAGGGGCCCATTACCCTCAGCCTGATCTGCCTGGGGATTAAGAACTGGACCCGCCAACCCCAAAATGATCGCCGCAACCGCCAGTATCCGCAGCAAAAGCAACCACCATGGCGTGCGATCCGATACAGTTTCATCGTCATTCAACCCCAACAGCAATGCGACACCGGGAAAGCGACGCCGGATTGGCGCAGGCGGCACGGCGCGCAAGATCAGCCACAGGATTGGAAGCGCCAATAAGGCGACAAGCAACCAGGGTGCCGTAAAGCCTATGCCCCCGAAGATAATCATGCTGCGACACCTGCCCGCGCATCAAGCGCACCATAAAGCCACAGCAGGGCGGACTGCGCCGATGCATCCGTGTGATGCAGGCCATATTGCCATCCGGTCAGGGTGCACAGCCGCTGAAGTTCGAATTTACGTTCCGCAAGGCGTTCAAGATAACGCCCCTTGAGGTCATTCGCCTTGAGCGTTTCGTGGCTTAACGTGCCGCCGATACTTTCGAAAATGGTGCGTCCGGTGAACGGAAACGCTTCCTCTGACGGGTCCAGCACATGATAAAGCACCCCGCGCACGCCACGATCAGCGGCCTTGGTCAGTGCCAGTTGCACCCCAGCCAGATTACCCATGAAATCCGATACAAATACCGCCCGCGCATGGGGGATCATGGCGCGGTGTTCGGGGGGGCTGTAATCGGTCTCATCGTCACGACAAAACATCTCGGCCAGCCGCAGGACCTGAGGATTGCCCCGACGCGGGGGCAGGGTGGTACCCGTCAGCCCAACCCGTTCGCCACTGCGCAGCAGCAGGATGGACAGCGCCAGACCCAGCAAGCGTGCGCGATCCGCTTTTTGCGGTACATTTGCGTCAGATGCGAAACGCATCGAGGCACCCTGATCGACCCAAAGCATCACTGACTGTGCAATCTGCCATTCGCGCTGGCGCACAAATTCCTGATCCCCCATGGCCGAGCGGCGATAGTCAATGGACCGGCGGCTGTCGCCCATCTGCGCCGGGCGGTACTGCCAGAAATCGTCACCCATGCCCGCGCGTCTGCGCCCATGGGCACCCAACAAAACCGCCCCAGCAAGATGTTCGGCCCGCGCCAGCAGGTCTGGCAGGCGGGTGGCCTCACGTTCAGCAGATGCGCGTAAGGTTGCAGGGGTGTTCACGCTGCGGCCTTTGCCCCGGACAAATTGGCGGCAGTTTCGTCGATGAGCGCATACAGGCTGTCACCCCGCGCCCGCGCCGCGAAATTCAAGGCCATCCGGTGGCTCAGGACCGGGCGCGCCATATCAATGACGTCTTCGGCCGAGGGTGCCAAACGTCCCTGCAACAAGGCACGGGCGCGCACCGCCAGAATCAGCGCTTGCGCGGCACGCGGGCCGGGGCCCCAAGCGACAGTTTCACGGACTTGCTGACTTGCACCGTCCTCTTCGGGGCGAAAGGCGCGGACAAGATCAAGGATCATCTCGACAACGGATTCACCGACTGGCATGCGGCGCAGCAAACGCTGCGCATCAAGCAATTCAGCGGCAGTGAAAGTCTGGGTCGCCTGCGCTTCGACGTCGCCTGTAGTGGCAATCAGAATGTCACGTTCGGTGTCGCGGTCCGGATATGCGACGTCGATCTGCACCAGAAACCGGTCAAGTTGTGCTTCGGGCAGG
Protein-coding sequences here:
- a CDS encoding DUF1007 family protein, which gives rise to MKRIIHPVVALMMATPLAAHPHVFVDTGLEMIFNDTGQLTHVQVTWQYDALYSLLITEDMGLDPDYDGVLTTAEQAALTGFDMKWVEGFNGDLEVLNGAEVLALSGPSKTTAVFAEGRITTTHLREILSPVSVVEQVVIKPYDPTYYTAYDVTLPVVIRGSDTCRARVKMPDINADLTEIRDQLSTLDPDAEPQDAGLPNIGAELANDVIVTCAGS
- a CDS encoding nickel/cobalt transporter → MRRIITLTVLAVVLGLALMWLTGGFAELGLWAASQQRAFQNSIAISLRGARAGDAGAVLALVTACFAYGLAHAAGPGHGKVLIGAYGFARRVPMFRLSLIALAASLGQAVTAIALVYAGVLILNLSRQAMVGVTEQVFAPVSYGAIAAIGLWLVWRGLRRLRGASAPQVHSHSDHGEVCASCGHAHGPTLQQVENVNSLREGLALIAGIAIRPCTGALFVLIITWQMGIALLGVLGAFAMAIGTAAITISVGLATTGLRGGMLAGVAGSTRGAQIAAVVEMVAGCFVAFLAAVLLLRAI
- a CDS encoding DUF4159 domain-containing protein; amino-acid sequence: MIIFGGIGFTAPWLLVALLALPILWLILRAVPPAPIRRRFPGVALLLGLNDDETVSDRTPWWLLLLRILAVAAIILGLAGPVLNPQADQAEGNGPLLIVLDGTWAGAPRWPQQTEAIEAQLTRAGRAGRTVGFLVLTRPDIPAFQSADVWRSRLAGFAPAAWQPSPADLEKAAKIMADLPAFDTLWFSDGLDFDGRAVALDAMQARGSVDVYQTAANVLAIAPARYEDNVVKLELNRAAAGPEREVVIQTEGRDPAGNARILATVPALFEQGSVNASAELALPAEMRARVTGFVIAGQRSAGATTIVDDGLRRREVALIGGRNDREGLQLLSPLHYIEQALAPTADLIDGSLADVLPANPDVIVLADIATLSEAEAGPLMDWIDSGGMLVRFAGPRIAASDISRIDEDPLMPVRLRAGGRSVGGAMSWGEPKSLAPFRDTSPFFGLNVPDDVVVSAQVVAQPDPTLANRVIASLSDGTPLVTRKPVGQGQIVLFHVTATAEWSTLPISGLFVEMMERLAVSSAAATPDAGDLVGTTWTPLRVMDGYGVLTDAGNLPGVNGPDLINAPAGPRMQPGIYGSGDRRLARNVFTGESMLTPATWPANVTVRGLAVAPEQPIAGWLLSLSILLLLADVVASLALSGRLLTRSNAAAVVLLALPLIGQPITGHAQTNADAFALEATNEVSLAHVMTGNAQLDEIAHAGLVGLSDTLFFRTSVEPATPIGVDLETDELAFFPILYWPITPDQPRPSAEAYGKLNEYLRSGGLIVFDTRDADTARYGAASPNGRKLQELAEPLDIPPLEPLPADHVLTRTFYLLQDFPGRYISRDVWVEASPPDAERIEGMPFRNLNDGVTPVIIGGNDWAAAWAVRSDGAPLLPIGRGYSGERQRELANRFGVNLVMHVLTGNYKSDQVHVPALLDRLGQ
- a CDS encoding DUF58 domain-containing protein: MNTPATLRASAEREATRLPDLLARAEHLAGAVLLGAHGRRRAGMGDDFWQYRPAQMGDSRRSIDYRRSAMGDQEFVRQREWQIAQSVMLWVDQGASMRFASDANVPQKADRARLLGLALSILLLRSGERVGLTGTTLPPRRGNPQVLRLAEMFCRDDETDYSPPEHRAMIPHARAVFVSDFMGNLAGVQLALTKAADRGVRGVLYHVLDPSEEAFPFTGRTIFESIGGTLSHETLKANDLKGRYLERLAERKFELQRLCTLTGWQYGLHHTDASAQSALLWLYGALDARAGVAA